The following proteins are encoded in a genomic region of Phycisphaera sp.:
- a CDS encoding EpsI family protein produces the protein MSGQDTKIMGLPRGMVIAAAVAVVLLATSGAVLGISIRALDLYLQKSPIYPSTGLVMRDVPSESEDWIQVGPDRFEDSDTEKTLGTTNYVTRTYQEKNPADGGVPRSIDIHLAYYTGSIDTVPHIPERCFVGGGMQIGAGTRVVDLPLDDSRWLPMRDAPEVMEGRAHTVTLARGSYSNRPGQRVLLPLDPRDMQVRVTEFSVPGRPSLYAGYFFIVNGEHRSSAEGVRLLAFDLKTDYAYYLKVQFNSQRVESPEELAEIASALLDDLLGELMLCVPDWAEVSTGNWPEEG, from the coding sequence ATGAGTGGACAGGATACCAAGATCATGGGGCTGCCCCGCGGCATGGTGATCGCCGCGGCGGTCGCTGTTGTGTTGTTGGCAACCTCCGGCGCGGTGCTGGGCATCTCGATCCGTGCGCTCGATCTCTATCTCCAGAAGAGCCCGATCTATCCGAGCACGGGCTTGGTCATGCGAGACGTGCCTTCCGAGTCGGAGGATTGGATCCAGGTCGGGCCCGATCGCTTCGAGGACAGCGACACCGAGAAGACCCTGGGCACCACCAACTACGTCACCCGCACCTACCAGGAGAAGAATCCTGCCGATGGTGGGGTGCCGCGCAGCATCGACATCCACTTGGCGTATTACACCGGCTCGATCGACACTGTTCCCCACATCCCCGAGCGATGCTTCGTGGGCGGGGGCATGCAGATCGGTGCCGGCACACGCGTGGTCGACCTGCCGCTGGATGACAGCCGGTGGCTTCCCATGCGAGACGCTCCCGAGGTGATGGAGGGCCGTGCGCACACCGTTACGCTGGCACGCGGCAGCTACTCCAATCGCCCCGGCCAGAGGGTTTTGCTGCCCCTGGATCCGCGGGACATGCAAGTCCGCGTGACGGAGTTTTCCGTGCCGGGTCGGCCGAGCCTGTACGCGGGCTACTTCTTCATCGTGAATGGCGAGCACCGCTCGAGCGCCGAGGGTGTTCGTTTGCTCGCGTTCGATCTGAAGACCGATTACGCGTACTACTTGAAAGTGCAATTCAACAGCCAGCGCGTCGAGTCGCCCGAAGAGCTTGCCGAGATCGCTTCGGCCCTGCTCGACGACTTGCTCGGTGAGCTCATGCTGTGCGTTCCGGATTGGGCCGAGGTGAGTACCGGGAACTGGCCCGAAGAAGGGTAA
- a CDS encoding exosortase/archaeosortase family protein, whose amino-acid sequence MSVASASQSMAHGNAASDAVGSLRWQGVALLGVVALAAFAWLFREWFVVQSVISSKNLDDWGHAFAVPLIAGYLLYQRRERLLNAQIKPFWPGLLPLLLGIACYVFFIVGVPTHMLQGFALVLAVFGFVLLVFGPQVIRVAIMPIAFLLFAVTISERVMIAITFQLQLIASQGGYVLLTIFGYPFGVESMVEGNIISVMDDAGNTNQLNVAEACSGMRMVVAFIALGAAVALTQCRHWWQRVAVLLLSLPVAIGLNVVRVAVLGFLTALVDPDLASGEAHMLIGTLLLVPGLAIFLLLVWILNRVVSDEPTKDTAKAVSA is encoded by the coding sequence GTGAGCGTGGCGTCGGCATCGCAGAGCATGGCCCATGGCAACGCCGCTTCGGACGCGGTCGGGTCGTTGCGCTGGCAGGGGGTTGCCCTGCTGGGTGTCGTCGCGCTTGCGGCCTTCGCGTGGTTGTTCCGCGAGTGGTTCGTCGTCCAGAGTGTCATCAGTTCCAAGAACTTGGATGACTGGGGCCACGCCTTTGCCGTCCCCCTCATCGCCGGCTACCTGCTCTACCAGCGGCGTGAGCGGCTGCTCAATGCTCAGATCAAGCCGTTCTGGCCCGGGCTGTTGCCGCTGCTGCTTGGCATCGCGTGTTATGTGTTCTTTATCGTGGGTGTGCCCACGCACATGCTCCAGGGCTTCGCGCTGGTGCTGGCGGTCTTCGGCTTCGTGCTGCTCGTCTTCGGGCCGCAGGTCATCCGCGTGGCGATCATGCCCATCGCGTTCCTGCTGTTTGCCGTCACGATCTCCGAGCGGGTGATGATCGCGATCACCTTCCAGCTCCAACTGATCGCCTCGCAGGGCGGTTACGTGCTGCTGACGATCTTCGGCTATCCCTTCGGCGTCGAGTCGATGGTCGAGGGCAACATCATCAGCGTGATGGACGATGCCGGCAACACGAACCAGCTCAACGTAGCCGAGGCGTGCAGCGGGATGCGCATGGTCGTGGCGTTCATCGCGTTGGGAGCGGCCGTCGCGCTCACGCAGTGCCGCCACTGGTGGCAGCGCGTCGCGGTGCTCCTGCTCTCGCTGCCGGTCGCGATCGGTCTGAACGTCGTGCGAGTGGCGGTATTAGGCTTCCTGACCGCGTTGGTCGATCCCGATCTCGCGTCGGGTGAGGCCCACATGCTGATTGGCACCCTGCTGCTGGTGCCGGGGCTGGCGATCTTCCTGTTGCTGGTCTGGATCCTCAACCGTGTCGTGAGCGACGAGCCAACCAAGGACACGGCCAAGGCGGTATCGGCATGA
- a CDS encoding polysaccharide biosynthesis/export family protein, which yields MTDTTRSTTSGSYGSVSRRLLTPALLLGATLLGGCGMHSWFNQSVVGRWEVTPTTAPILDRISAIEGPDDEFVQYSEVTPDDLVPRPWEYRVGPGDFLQIIVFDLRPGGQPGEFQTVVDTRGMVYLEEVGEVQVAGLTADGIREAVSDAVLSLVTRPNVLVRVLDRRQATYTMVGGIAPGSYPIPKADWFLLDALAGGGWIRESVEDIYIIRQIPLSDRRRPDLSGGQPRGQDGGTQPPPTGEELIGDIDWLLEGDEGARPGAFEVTQDGSQEQPQDPAIDLIDESSDRVQPSQDTQGLGDDATWMYLDGEWVRVNPGMAPTRRQQAQPGRGVLAGDLSTGQLVTQRIIRVPAQKLIKGDMRYNVVIEPGDIIRVPARTDGLYFVAGFVNRPGGFSLANRLTLMRAIDQAGGVNQLGVPERIELVRMLDDDRQAIIQLDLRAINRGLEPDIYLKANDRINVGSSVWTYPLTIIRNGFRATYGFGFLLDRNFGNDVFGPPPTDRRF from the coding sequence ATGACCGACACGACACGATCGACAACCAGCGGCTCCTACGGATCGGTAAGCCGCCGCCTGCTGACCCCCGCCCTGCTGCTGGGTGCGACCCTGCTGGGCGGGTGTGGCATGCACAGCTGGTTCAACCAGAGCGTGGTGGGCCGCTGGGAGGTCACGCCGACCACCGCGCCCATCCTCGACCGCATCTCGGCCATCGAGGGGCCCGACGACGAATTCGTCCAGTACAGCGAGGTCACGCCCGACGACCTGGTGCCCCGCCCGTGGGAGTACCGCGTCGGGCCGGGCGACTTCCTCCAGATCATCGTGTTTGACCTGCGACCCGGCGGGCAGCCGGGCGAGTTCCAGACCGTGGTCGACACACGTGGTATGGTCTACCTCGAAGAGGTGGGCGAGGTCCAGGTGGCGGGCTTGACCGCCGACGGCATCCGCGAGGCGGTTTCGGACGCGGTGCTCTCGCTGGTCACCCGTCCGAACGTGCTGGTGCGTGTGCTCGACCGCCGCCAGGCCACGTACACCATGGTCGGCGGCATCGCCCCGGGCTCGTACCCGATCCCCAAGGCCGACTGGTTCCTACTCGACGCCCTGGCCGGCGGCGGCTGGATCCGCGAGAGCGTGGAGGACATCTACATCATCCGGCAGATCCCGTTGTCCGACCGGCGTCGCCCGGACCTGAGCGGGGGCCAGCCCCGCGGACAAGACGGCGGCACACAACCCCCACCAACGGGCGAAGAACTCATCGGGGACATCGATTGGCTGCTCGAGGGCGACGAAGGCGCTCGCCCAGGCGCGTTCGAGGTCACTCAGGACGGTTCGCAGGAACAACCCCAGGATCCGGCCATCGACCTCATCGATGAGTCATCGGATCGCGTCCAGCCCTCGCAAGACACGCAGGGGCTCGGCGACGACGCCACCTGGATGTACCTCGACGGCGAGTGGGTCCGGGTGAATCCCGGAATGGCTCCAACCCGTCGGCAGCAGGCCCAGCCGGGCCGTGGCGTGCTCGCCGGCGACCTGTCCACCGGCCAGCTCGTGACCCAGCGCATTATCCGCGTGCCAGCACAGAAGCTCATCAAGGGGGACATGCGCTACAACGTGGTTATCGAGCCCGGCGACATCATCCGAGTGCCGGCCCGTACCGACGGCTTGTACTTCGTAGCCGGATTCGTCAACCGCCCGGGTGGCTTCTCGCTGGCCAACCGGCTGACGCTCATGCGAGCCATCGACCAGGCTGGCGGCGTGAACCAGTTGGGTGTGCCCGAACGGATCGAACTCGTCCGGATGCTCGACGACGACCGCCAGGCCATCATCCAGCTCGACCTGCGGGCCATCAACCGCGGCCTTGAGCCGGACATTTATCTGAAGGCTAACGACCGCATCAACGTGGGATCGTCCGTCTGGACGTACCCACTGACGATTATCCGAAATGGCTTCCGGGCGACCTACGGCTTCGGGTTCCTGCTCGATCGGAACTTCGGTAACGACGTGTTCGGCCCGCCGCCCACGGATCGCCGCTTCTAG
- the lipA gene encoding lipoyl synthase, producing MSLAPNIDAQPKTTATTPRHARPAGGNPLRRVDKPLLSLTAQVLNNEGPQHLANKRKPSWLKAKLPGGPGYEKVKAIMDEHGLFTVCQEAGCPNMGECWARGVATIMILGDTCTRACGFCNVKTGRPPTLDKDEPRRVAESLRLMHEQAKLKHVVITSVNRDELPDGGAGIWAETIMRGREACPGMSLEVLIPDFEGNWGALQMVIDARPHIINHNLECVRRMYPAVRPSAKFDRSLELLRRVKEQGGVAKTGIMVGIGEKDEEVLALMDEVQAGSTARGPDGTEDACDILTIGQYLQPTRNHLPIDRWVHPDTFAMYKEEGLKRGFKVIESGPLVRSSYHADHQADVLSTIEAERARRVGS from the coding sequence ATGTCGCTCGCTCCAAACATCGATGCCCAGCCCAAGACCACCGCGACCACGCCCCGGCACGCCCGCCCGGCAGGGGGTAATCCTTTACGTCGTGTCGACAAGCCGCTGCTCAGCCTGACCGCTCAGGTCCTCAACAACGAGGGGCCCCAGCACCTGGCCAACAAGCGCAAGCCCAGCTGGCTCAAGGCCAAGCTGCCCGGCGGACCGGGCTACGAGAAGGTCAAGGCCATCATGGACGAGCATGGCCTCTTCACGGTGTGCCAGGAGGCCGGCTGCCCCAACATGGGCGAGTGCTGGGCCCGGGGCGTGGCCACCATCATGATCTTGGGCGACACCTGCACCCGGGCCTGCGGCTTCTGCAACGTCAAGACCGGACGCCCCCCCACCCTCGACAAGGACGAGCCCAGGCGCGTGGCCGAGAGCCTGCGGCTAATGCACGAGCAGGCCAAGCTGAAGCACGTGGTCATCACCAGCGTGAACCGCGACGAGCTGCCCGACGGCGGCGCGGGCATCTGGGCCGAGACCATCATGCGCGGCCGCGAAGCCTGCCCGGGCATGAGCCTGGAAGTGCTGATCCCCGACTTCGAGGGCAACTGGGGGGCGCTCCAGATGGTCATCGATGCCAGGCCCCACATCATCAACCACAACCTCGAGTGCGTCCGCCGGATGTACCCGGCCGTGCGGCCCAGCGCCAAGTTCGACCGCTCGCTCGAGTTGCTCCGCCGCGTGAAGGAGCAGGGCGGCGTCGCCAAGACCGGCATCATGGTGGGCATCGGCGAGAAGGACGAGGAAGTGCTCGCCCTGATGGATGAGGTCCAGGCGGGCAGCACGGCCAGGGGCCCCGACGGCACCGAGGACGCCTGCGACATCCTGACCATCGGCCAGTACCTCCAGCCCACCCGCAACCACCTGCCCATTGACCGCTGGGTCCACCCGGACACCTTCGCGATGTACAAGGAGGAGGGCCTCAAGCGCGGCTTCAAGGTCATCGAGAGCGGCCCGCTGGTGCGCTCGAGCTACCACGCGGACCATCAGGCGGACGTGCTGAGCACGATTGAGGCGGAGCGGGCGCGGCGGGTCGGTTCGTAG